The stretch of DNA ACAGATAAGCTGTACTTTTTTCTTTTATTTGGTTAAATTTGAATAACAAAAAATTGTACAATGAGTTTTTTTGAAGAAAAGAACCCTGAAATGGATCGATACCTGGAATCGCATGCTTCTTCAGAGCCTGAAATTCTTAGGAAATTAAGAAGAGAAACTTTCCAGAAGACGACACAGCCACATATGATCTCCGGTTATCAGCAGGGAAGATTGCTCACCATTATCTCCCAGATGATGCGTCCTGAAAATGTTCTTGAGATCGGAACATTTACCGGATATGCAACACTTTGCCTGGCAGCAGGGCTGCCTGAGAAAGGTAGAATAACGACATTGGATGTGAATGAGGATCTTGCTTATATTCCTAAAAAATATTTTTCAGAAAGTGAACATTCGGATCGGATAGATTTTAAACTTCAGGATGCAAAAGAGTTTTTAAAAGAAACGAATGAGGTTTTTGATTTGGTGTTCATTGATGCAGACAAAGAAAACTACGCAGAATACTTCAGGCTTATTAAACCAAAAACAAAATCAGGTTCAGTGATACTATTTGATAATGTCCTTTGGTATGGAAAAGTGCTGGAAGAAAATCCAAAACAGAAATCCACACAAGTCATTAAGGAATTAAATGATTTAGTGGCAAAAGATGAAGATTTTGAAAATCTTATTTTACCTTTGCGGGACGGAGTAAATTTCCTTCGGAGGAAGTAATTAGAATAGTTTGAAGTTTAAGTTTTTAATCTTTGAATTTTTTAATCATTTAATATATAAAGAAAGTTGATGAATAAAGGAATTTGTATTGTTACTGTCGCTCCTGTTCGAGCTGAAAATTCGGACAAGGCAGAAATTGTTACAGAGATATTGTTTGGGGAAAGTGCAG from Chryseobacterium piperi encodes:
- a CDS encoding O-methyltransferase — translated: MSFFEEKNPEMDRYLESHASSEPEILRKLRRETFQKTTQPHMISGYQQGRLLTIISQMMRPENVLEIGTFTGYATLCLAAGLPEKGRITTLDVNEDLAYIPKKYFSESEHSDRIDFKLQDAKEFLKETNEVFDLVFIDADKENYAEYFRLIKPKTKSGSVILFDNVLWYGKVLEENPKQKSTQVIKELNDLVAKDEDFENLILPLRDGVNFLRRK